Proteins encoded together in one Salmo trutta chromosome 3, fSalTru1.1, whole genome shotgun sequence window:
- the bola1 gene encoding bolA-like protein 1 has translation MLPSVLRCACPISTTLAFTRPLAHFRPHMAPDPNRPVEGAIRTKLTQQLEPEHLEVHNESHMHAVPPGSESHFRVLVVSPRFDGLSLLQRHRLVNETLAEELKTCVHALAIQAKTPLQWGSNPSIAKSPPCMGGSKGDHTVEEKLKAGRD, from the coding sequence ATGCTGCCCAGTGTTCTCCGCTGTGCCTGTCCAATCTCCACCACCCTCGCCTTCACCAGGCCCTTAGCCCACTTCCGACCCCACATGGCTCCTGATCCCAACCGGCCCGTGGAGGGGGCCATACGGACCAAGCTCACCCAGCAGTTGGAGCCAGAACACCTGGAAGTCCACAATGAGAGCCACATGCACGCCGTGCCCCCTGGATCCGAATCCCACTTCAGAGTCCTGGTGGTCAGCCCACGCTTCGACGGCCTCTCCCTGCTACAGCGCCACCGCCTTGTCAACGAGACCCTAGCCGAGGAGCTGAAGACCTGTGTCCACGCGCTGGCCATCCAGGCCAAGACACCCCTGCAGTGGGGCAGCAACCCCAGCATAGCCAAGAGCCCACCCTGCATGGGAGGATCTAAGGGGGACCACACGGTGGAGGAGAAACTCAAGGCTGGACGGGACTGA